One stretch of Corvus hawaiiensis isolate bCorHaw1 chromosome 1, bCorHaw1.pri.cur, whole genome shotgun sequence DNA includes these proteins:
- the SP6 gene encoding transcription factor Sp6 isoform X1, translating to MGGSPSAPPIPVVALFPRVCARRRPAMLTAVCGSLGSQPSDAPRASPTHLDLQPLQPFQPHGPAAPGAPDFASPLPPPELPLPGPDDAAAAAAAAAAFAAPGAYEPHGPPRLELPPDGPAASGAYAKLLPAAPDMAHPYEPWFRPPHPGAPGEEGGGVNWWDLHAGASWMELPPGQGGGLQVPAHPGLPAALGGYGGGEHQLCAPPAHLLPPPAQHLLAAEGVKALEGPPEPRGPEAEGGGRPKGARRAVPRGGGQAACRCPNCQEAERGGPCPEGVKRKHLHNCHIPGCGKAYAKTSHLKAHLRWHSGDRPFVCNWLFCGKRFTRSDELQRHLQTHTGAKKFSCPVCGRVFMRSDHLGKHMKTHDGGKDGAEPEGKGAGDPSAAKGGKRESEGGTAAPTN from the exons ATGGGGGGTTCTCCCAGCGCTCCCCCCATCCCAGTCGTGGCCCTTTTTCCCCgg GTCTGtgcgcgccgccgccccgcaaTGCTGACGGCGGTCTGCGGCTCCCTGGGATCCCAGCCCTCGGACGCGCCCCGCGCCTCCCCGACCCACCTGGACCTGCAGCCgctccagcccttccagccccacggccccgccgcgccggggGCCCCCGACTTCGCctcgccgctgccgccgccggagctgccgctgccgggGCCCGAcgacgccgccgccgccgccgccgccgccgccgccttcgCCGCCCCCGGCGCCTACGAGCCCCATGGCCCCCCGAGGTTAGAGCTGCCCCCCgacggccccgccgcctccggAGCCTACGCCAAGCTGCTGCCGGCCGCCCCGGACATGGCGCATCCCTACGAGCCCTGGTTCCGACCCCCGCACCCCGGCGCCCCCGGCGAGGAGGGCGGAGGTGTCAACTGGTGGGACCTCCACGCCGGAGCCAGCTGGATGGAGCTGCCCCCCGGGCAAGGCGGGGGGCTGCAGGTGCCCGCGCACCCCGGGCTGCCCGCGGCCCTGGGCGGGTACGGCGGGGGCGAGCACCAGCTCTGCGCGCCCCCCGCCCACCTGCTGCCCCCGCCCGCGCAGCATCTCCTGGCGGCCGAGGGGGTGAAGGCGCTGGAGGGGCCCCCGGAGCCGCGGGGGCCGGAGGCGgagggcggggggcggccgaAGGGGGCCCGGCGGGCCGTGCCCAGGGGCGGGGGGCAGGCGGCGTGCCGCTGCCCCAACTGCCAGGAGGCGGAGAGGGGGGGCCCGTGCCCCGAGGGGGTGAAGCGCAAGCACCTGCACAACTGCCACATTCCCGGCTGCGGGAAGGCGTACGCCAAGACCTCCCACCTGAAAGCCCACCTGCGCTGGCACAGCGGCGACCGGCCCTTCGTCTGCAACTGGCTCTTCTGCGGCAAGCGCTTCACCCGCTCCGACGAGCTGCAGCGGCACCTCCAGACCCACACGGGCGCCAAGAAATTCTCCTGCCCCGTCTGCGGCCGCGTCTTCATGCGCAGCGACCACCTGGGCAAGCACATGAAGACGCACGACGGCGGCAAGGACGGGGCCGAACCCGAGGGCAAAGGCGCCGGGGACCCGTCGGCCGCCAAGGGAGGCAAGAGGGAGTCGGAGGGGGGCACGGCCGCCCCCACAAACTGA
- the SP6 gene encoding transcription factor Sp6 isoform X2, producing MLTAVCGSLGSQPSDAPRASPTHLDLQPLQPFQPHGPAAPGAPDFASPLPPPELPLPGPDDAAAAAAAAAAFAAPGAYEPHGPPRLELPPDGPAASGAYAKLLPAAPDMAHPYEPWFRPPHPGAPGEEGGGVNWWDLHAGASWMELPPGQGGGLQVPAHPGLPAALGGYGGGEHQLCAPPAHLLPPPAQHLLAAEGVKALEGPPEPRGPEAEGGGRPKGARRAVPRGGGQAACRCPNCQEAERGGPCPEGVKRKHLHNCHIPGCGKAYAKTSHLKAHLRWHSGDRPFVCNWLFCGKRFTRSDELQRHLQTHTGAKKFSCPVCGRVFMRSDHLGKHMKTHDGGKDGAEPEGKGAGDPSAAKGGKRESEGGTAAPTN from the coding sequence aTGCTGACGGCGGTCTGCGGCTCCCTGGGATCCCAGCCCTCGGACGCGCCCCGCGCCTCCCCGACCCACCTGGACCTGCAGCCgctccagcccttccagccccacggccccgccgcgccggggGCCCCCGACTTCGCctcgccgctgccgccgccggagctgccgctgccgggGCCCGAcgacgccgccgccgccgccgccgccgccgccgccttcgCCGCCCCCGGCGCCTACGAGCCCCATGGCCCCCCGAGGTTAGAGCTGCCCCCCgacggccccgccgcctccggAGCCTACGCCAAGCTGCTGCCGGCCGCCCCGGACATGGCGCATCCCTACGAGCCCTGGTTCCGACCCCCGCACCCCGGCGCCCCCGGCGAGGAGGGCGGAGGTGTCAACTGGTGGGACCTCCACGCCGGAGCCAGCTGGATGGAGCTGCCCCCCGGGCAAGGCGGGGGGCTGCAGGTGCCCGCGCACCCCGGGCTGCCCGCGGCCCTGGGCGGGTACGGCGGGGGCGAGCACCAGCTCTGCGCGCCCCCCGCCCACCTGCTGCCCCCGCCCGCGCAGCATCTCCTGGCGGCCGAGGGGGTGAAGGCGCTGGAGGGGCCCCCGGAGCCGCGGGGGCCGGAGGCGgagggcggggggcggccgaAGGGGGCCCGGCGGGCCGTGCCCAGGGGCGGGGGGCAGGCGGCGTGCCGCTGCCCCAACTGCCAGGAGGCGGAGAGGGGGGGCCCGTGCCCCGAGGGGGTGAAGCGCAAGCACCTGCACAACTGCCACATTCCCGGCTGCGGGAAGGCGTACGCCAAGACCTCCCACCTGAAAGCCCACCTGCGCTGGCACAGCGGCGACCGGCCCTTCGTCTGCAACTGGCTCTTCTGCGGCAAGCGCTTCACCCGCTCCGACGAGCTGCAGCGGCACCTCCAGACCCACACGGGCGCCAAGAAATTCTCCTGCCCCGTCTGCGGCCGCGTCTTCATGCGCAGCGACCACCTGGGCAAGCACATGAAGACGCACGACGGCGGCAAGGACGGGGCCGAACCCGAGGGCAAAGGCGCCGGGGACCCGTCGGCCGCCAAGGGAGGCAAGAGGGAGTCGGAGGGGGGCACGGCCGCCCCCACAAACTGA